TCACTGAGTGAGTGATATTATTATCTCAATAATAATCAGAAGTTAGTTTGactcaataatttttttgataataaacaaacataaactagattagtttatgtttttctcaaaataatattaaactatcTTATACCAGAATggagacattttttttatctgaaacAATTTTTTCAGATGCATCGCAGTGAATATGCTTTTAAACTCTGCAGGAATGGATGTGGAATGTGGTAGTTATCTGACGGGTCATGCTGAATCGGCAGTGTTGCAGAAAAAAGTATCCATGTCTGAAATAGACCGTGCCCTTCACAACCTGTTTTCCATTAGAATGAGGCTAGGCCTGTTTGGTGGAAATCCAAGCAGTCTCCCATTTGGTATGATTGGTCCGAATCATGTGTGTTCCAAAGAGCACCAATATCTGGCTCTTGAAGCTGCAAGAAATGGCATTGTGCTCTTAAAAAACTCTCCCACACTTCTACCACTCCCCAAAACAAGCCCCAGTATTTCCTTAGCAGTGATAGGTCCCAATGCCAATGCTTCTCCACTAACTCTTCTTGGAAACTATGCTGGTCCTCCTTGTAAATTTGTCACAATATTGCAAGGCTTTCAGCACTACGTTAAGAACGCCGTTTATCATCCTGGGTGTGATGGTGGACCAAAGTGTTCTTCGGCTAAAATTGAGCAGGCAGTAGAAGTTGCAAAAAAAGTGGATTATGTTGTGCTGGTTATGGGATTGGATCAAAGTGAAGAGAGGGAAGAACGTGATCGCATTCATCTAGACTTGCCGGGCAAGCAACTTGAACTCGTCAACAGCGTTGCCGAAGCTTCTAAAAAACCAGTTATTTTGGTGCTGCTTTGTGGAGGGCCTGTAGATATCAGTTCAGCCAAGTATAACCACAAAATCGGAGGCATCCTCTGGGCTGGTTATCCCGGAGAACTTGGAGGCATTGCACTTGCACAGATTATCTTTGGCGACCACAACCCAGGTGATTTCTTTgctattttatcaattaaatgtCCCCTTTAACGTTACTCCCTgacttttcaaaacttttaatcaaaatatcattCACTTTACTCGTGTTTTAACTATACTCTGTTATTACTGAAATGGTGTGTGCTGCTGCCTGTCATGAATACTGTGTAGGAGGAAGACTTCCAGTTACTTGGTACCCAAAAGATTACATCAAAGTACCCATGACAGACATGAGAATGAGAGCCGATCCTTCTACGGGCTATCCTGGGAGAACTTACCGATTTTACAAAGGTCCAAAAGTCTATGAATTTGGCTATGGACTAAGCTATTCGAAATATTCCTATGAGTTTGTTTCTGTTACACATGACAAGCTTCACTTGAACCAGTCATCCACTCATTTCATGGTTGAAAATTCAGAAACCGTAAGGTACAAACTAGTTTCGGAGTTGGGAGAACAAACCTGCCAAAGCATGTCACTCTCGGTCACTGTGAGAGTTCAAAATCATGGAAGCTTGGTGGGGAAGCATCCTGTATTGCTGTTTATGAGGCCTAAAATCCAGAAAAGTGGAAACCCTGTGAAACAGTTGGTTGGTTTCCAGAGTGTGATGCTTGATGCAGGGGAAATGACTCATGTTGGATTTGTGGTGAGTCCTTGCGAACATCTTAGTAGAGCAAATGAAGCTGGTGCAATGATTATTGAAGAAGGGTCTCAGGTGTTGCTTGTGGATGATCAAGAGCACCCGATAGATATAATTGTTTGATGctacatatgaaaaaaaaaaaattactttgagATACTTTTACACTCATTTTAACACATGATTTTTCACCTTTTCGttataaaaatcatgtttagTAAATGTAAGTGTATCAACAAGATAGAAAATAGTATTGAATGTGATAATTTGCATTCATCATGTATTGTTTAAATACAAGTAGTAATGTAAAATCAAAATCCTATAATTATGGTAATATAGACAAATAATTTACTAATTAGGATGTTGATGaataattactataatattacatcataaaaaaaaattaatatcgtGAATCGCCAAAATCAAGAGTCATAAATACTAAGATATTTGACCGAATATGTGATTATGTCTAACTCCCCTCTCAAACTGGTGGTGAGATGGTCATGTCAAGTTTGTATCTTAGCAACTTGAATCTAGTATGAGTGAAAGGTTTCGTCAAATAGTTTGCAATTTGATCAGTAGTAGAAACATATGTCATAATTACTTCATTTTGTAGGACTTGATTGCATAACTAGATTAGAAGCAATTGACTTGACACTTAGGTTATCAAATCACATAATTGGTTTTCTTAgcatttgtagttttagtttTGTCAGCAGAGATTTAATCAAAGCTACTTCAGCAGCCAGATCAACCAAGGCTCTGTATTCTGATTTTGTGCTTGATTGTGACACTACCTTttgcttttccttttgttttcttgaagacCATAAAACAAGAGTTTCTCCAAGAAACACACATTGTCCTACTATGAATTTTTTGTCATCAGTACTAGTTGTCCAATCTGCATCATAATACCCCATTATGTCAAAATCATTTGAAGGTTTTATGTGCAAACATAGGTTCATTGTACCTTGAAGACATCTTAGTATTCTTTTTGTTCCTTGCCAATGATCCATGGTAGGTGTACTCATGTATTGACTGAGTTTATTAACAGCAAAAGCAATGTCTGGCCTTGTGTTGGTCAAATATTGCAATGAACCTATGCCTTGTCTGTACAAAGTAGCATTGGTCATTGGTTCCCCTTTTGTAGCGAATTGTCTACTAGTCACTATTGGTGTCAAACAGACATAAATTGTCTCCATGTTGAACTtctccaaaatatcttttatgtaCTTAGTTTGCCTTAAGTACATTCCACTGTCATTCCTTTGCATTTCAATGTCAAGAAAGTAGTGTATATATCTTAAGTATTTCAGTGAGAAAACAACATTCAATTTATTAATGAATGTTTCTAAATACTGATGGTTGCTTCCTGTTACAATaacatcatcaacataaatgaGAAGGAACATAGTATGATTTGTACCTCTAAGTATGAATAGAGAAGAATCACTTTTGGTGTTTTGAAAACCCCAATTCAGAAGTGTGTCTCTTATCAAACCAAGTCCTTGGTACCTGCTTCAAACCATATATGGCCTTGGACAATCTACATATATGATTCGGTTTGGTTGGGTCTATGTAGACTTCAGGTTGAAGCATAAAAATAGTTTCCTTCAAATTTCCATTTAGGAAGGCATTGTTTATGTCAAGTTTCCTAACAACCCAATTGTAATGTACTGTAATGGCTAATATGATTCTGACAGAGTTGGACGTGACCACAGGACTATGTCTTTTGTCTGTTGGAAACCTCTTGTAACAAGtcttgcttttcttctttcaattgaACCATCTGCTTTATACTTGGTTTTGAAGACACATTTTGAGTCTATGATGTTTTCTTAGCCCTTGAATGGTATTAATGTCCAAGTTTGATTAAATATTAGAGCCTTGAATTTTGTATCCATGGCTTCTTTTCATTCTGGCTTGATTAGAGCTTCCTTGAcattttttggttatttttcaTCTTCACGAACCTTTGTCAATCCTATATATGGTTGCTTAGGCTTGTAAATTCCAGGTTTTCTTTTGGTCACCATCCAATGAGTGTTGATAGTAGGTTGATTGCTTTCAGTTTCAGTTTGACTGTTGTTCTCTGCTAACTTTGCTAATGTGAACCTTCTTCTTGACTTCCTCTTGATGTATCAGTAAAAGATTCACCAAGATCTCCTTCATTTGTACCATTGATGGTAGGACTATCACTTGTGATTTCTTCGTGATGACTTGTAGTATTGTTGTCTGGTTTAAGAGTATTATTGACGATGGTACCTGCAGAGTAATTTGGAAGCAAAGTTGACATAGGTTccgttaattttttaaaaaatttcttgtaaaaatgAAACCTTCATGAAAGGGGAAGGGATTCTCATTGAAAATACATGTCTTGGGATGAAAATTCTCCCATGAGAGTTAATGCATTTGTATCCTTTGTATGAATTACTATGACCAAGAAACACACACCTAGTTGTATGAaactaaagtttattttattgtatggTTTAAGACAAGGATAACAAGCACAACCAAAAGGTTTCAAGTTCCCATAGTCaggttttcttaaaaaaaaatcagggaGTATGGACTTTTGTTTGGATTTATTAATGATGGTAGTCTATTGACTAGATAAACAACAATTGAGAAGGCTTCCCACCAATAGTGTAAGGGCATTTTGGCTTGTGCTAACAGGGTTTGGCCAAGTTCAGCAACATGTATGTGTTTTCTCTCAGCCTTGCCATTTTGTTGAGAGGTGTAGGGACAAGACATTCTAAAAACATTTCTTGATTCTAAGGCAATCATTTGGACATGTTTAAATTCACCACCTCCATCACATTGAATGACTTTAATTTTTCCATTAAACTGATTTTCAACCATAGCTTTGAAAAGAGTGAAGACAcgtatagttttttattttttttctttaaagagaAAATCCATGTGAATCtattaaaatcatcaataaaattaacataatatttgaacCCAGACAGAGACAAAATTGGGACAAGACCTTAAACATCATtgtgaattaaatataaaatttcattaacatGTGAGGAAGAGATTTTGAAAGGCAATATATGCAATTTTCCAAATTGACAAGCTTTTCAAAATGTGAATTAGTCACTAGATGATATTTTCACATTGAATTTCTTCAAGACCTTCCAGAACTTTATTGTTGGGATGTCCAAGTTTCCTATGCCAATTTTCTTTAAGAGACATGTGGGCATAAGAGTTTTTATTGGCACATAGTTTATACAAGCCATTTTTAAGTTCCCTTTTTAGAAGAGCATTTCCTGTCAGTGTGTCCACTATAAAGCAACAATTTTCATCAAAAAGAACATCATATAGATAAAGActattcattttggttggtcCTGAGGCCATTACTTTTAGTATTTCACCATTACCAACAAGTAAAGAATTCGTACCATTATTTTCACcaagttctttaattttgtcACTTTGGTGAGTCACATGGTTGTTGGCTCCACTATCAAAATACCATTCATAATCTTGACCTTGATAAGGTGAAGCTATAAATGTACTATGTGTTCcttgtttttcactttcaacAGATTGAGTTTTCCCTGTATGGAACTTATCAAATCGGTAATAACATTGTATAACAGTGTAGTCAATCCTTCTGCATAACTGACATATTGGTTTTGTTATCCTACCTCTTCCTCTGCCACCTCTCGTGCCTATGAAATTAGAGTCTCTCTAATCACCTTGGGATCCAAATCTATTGCCTCTGGATTATTTCTTGGTAGCAAAGTTTGTAGAGACAGTTTGACAATCACTGGATTATGATCAGAGTTATAGTTTGGTGAACCTGTCAACTTTAACTTGTCAACTAGATTTGTTATCTTGCCAAGATATTGCTTTATCTTCATGACTTTTTTACCTGTGTTATGAAATTCAGATTTTAGATAGATGATTCTGGATCCAATATGTGCATCAACAAGGCTTTGAGTTTCATCCCAAAGCTGTTTGGATGTTTCACAATAGAGCAATTGAGTTGCAATgtcaattgatataaaattcaTTAGCCATCCTAAAATTGCTTGATCTTAAGTTAACTCATCTCATAGCTAGGATTGACTTTTGTTGTCGTGTTCTCTGCAACAATGAATTGATTTGGACATTATATTGTTTCTAGTATATAGTCACCAAGTTTATATCCTCTAATCACTGGTAAGACTAGAGACTTTCATAGTGGATAATTGTCTTTGTCCAACTTGACAAAAATTGTAGAAAGTAGGTCATTTTTTTGATTGGCAACATAAGACACGATGACTGTGGTTATGGATCAAGAGTTATTTGCTTGATAGTTCTGATACTAAGATAGGAAATAGTATTGAATGTGATTATTTGCATTCATCAtgtattatttaaatacaaataataatgtaCAATCAAGATCTTATAATTATACTAATACAGACAAGTATTTTCTTAAATAGGATGCTggtaaataattattgtaatattacaccattaaagaaaattaatattatgaatcatcaaaattaaaagttataaataataaaatatttgataaaaatttgattttgtctaACTAAACCTACTATTTCTGAACATGTTTTTGAACAGTTTAGGATCATGAGACCGAGACCATGTACTATAACTTGATCTGATTCGTGTATCCATCCATGTTATTTGCATCTGAAATTCAGAGGAGCGATATGTTAAATGTAAAATGGTCGTTCATCGTTGATGGTTGGGGATGGTCACTAAATTAAACCAGTGCTCAATTGTTGATTAACTGAGTCAAATTGAGTTGATGAGATTTCCATTTCCTAAAACGTATAGCTTAGAAAATCTCCTATAACTTCTgcttaaatatttaactttttgaatGAATCTTTATTTCACTGGTACGAAACACAATGAGGTGTAATAAAAAGATTTATGAGATGCTGTTTTGTTAGATTGCGTTAATTAAGTGATTAAGATAGTAATACATTAGATATAGTTAATATATGTCAATAGAGGATTTTTATACGTATCTGGTATATTTTCTTAACTAAATTATCAGAAAATggacaaactttatttttattacatgtcTTAGAGTAAGTTGTGGTATCGGgaagaaaatattaagaagtTTGATATTCTTGACAATTATAGGATGCAGGAAGAAACCATATGGGTGCAGGAAGTAATAATTGTCAATGATGCGTACATTATGGGCCCATGGGCCCATTTTGCTAAGTTCGGCTCCaaccttttttaaaaacaagCACTTTCACAAAAATATTCCTCACAAGGTTTACTATGGAACTGTATTTTCAACGGTCTTTTCTCTTAAGATACTCTGTGGAACACTTGTATTTGTTGACAATTGGGGATTCACTTCACATTTTAATCTATTCTTCTTAATATTTCATATTGGTTCTAGTTATTGAAAatcacataaataattatagatttcttttccaattgaaaagataaaatatgtttatagatGTCTTGAAAACACTCCtctaattataatcatattattgtttaataaataaataaaaattaattctcaTGCgagttttttcataaaattccaAGGATcgttatattttcttttcttttcttaaaacttaATGAAGTAAAGAGGAACGAGAAAAAAACGAGTCAAATTTATCTGCTAGATATTTACTTCTAAAATTTACCTGTTATTAGTTTGATTTCTTTTACATATTCTATcttacataatataatataattagagataatctttattttacaaactgatttaattaaaattatttagatttaaattcactttatattatattatgatttcaTTTGTGAACCCTCATGTGACTATCACATCATCCACAAAGTCAATATACACATGAAATGTCCATATTTAAATGTGATGGATATGCTATGAATTTTACATAATGTCAATTTGTAACATAAGTTAGGGTCTTTctcattttacaattttttttttgagaataaactagattgatattaaatttttatcttaataagatttgtaaattttattttgtctcttaAGATCAAATCAATATTATATCATCTACAATTTTCTATTCTTCcgcttaaaatataaatatatcatataaaaaaaataatattaatttaaaaggaTTCTCTTTTTCTAATACCAATTTAAAGGATTTTTACTTTACagatcaattttttaataagttaatcctaatatatatatatatatatatatatatatatatatatatatatatatatatatatatatatatataaaattaaagtctTGTTACTTACAAATATATACGAATTAAATATATCTGtactttttagatttttattcaaaattaaaattaatttttttttaaatttaaactaatttaattactcatctttattattaaatgaatttaatttttttaactaaattttattaaatttatttaaaattttaaactacgtttttcaattaacattaaaaaatatgtaaaaaatataaataattaatattatcattaaatgcattaaaaattcaaaataaatttatcaaaatttacttaaaaaaattaaatttgtacatttctaaaattagaatactaaatttgatattttttaaaaaaatgtaattttaatttttactataaaataaaaaataaaaacatatttaacttaagAAGAATagatttcaatttaaaaaagaaaaaacaaattacaaaaaaaatattaatacaactctaattaaatcatataataatattgaattttgGTTTGAAAGTAAATGCAGTTTTTAATGGTATGTAAATTTTGTAGCGATCTTTGAGTACATTTAGAGTCATCAATTCACTACACTTTTTCGAGAGATAAgagatgatgatattttaataatttttttaataattttttgataacaagtatcattattttattaatttgtttaaatttattttaaaaaaatattttatcacaaactttttttaaaaaaattattacaaagaGTTTTTACTTTTGGAGTTATGTAGTGTACTGTCATGTTCATAACAACAcctataattaataaaattattgagcGTCAACGCTTATACAGTAATTCAGACATGTGATTTGCAAAAAACTGTTTTCAAAGAGGAGGATCATAACTTCCATTTAATTCATTagttatgtatttatattattataatacagttgttaaatgattatttcagttgtcaaaagtattatttttaattaagaatacgACTAAACCactcctttttattttctgcaGATAGAAATTAATACCGGGTAAACTTTGGAAAGTTTGTgattatgttttaaatgtttagaaatattttttttcatgaatttatttgaaaaaaaaatacaatttttgtttAGTGTATGCAACCATGGGATAAATCTAAATTTCAGAttgagtaaaaattaaattatataaaataaaatatctataaaaatgatgttttaatattttggattaaaaatCGTGTCAAATATGTGGTATGtggtaaaatttaatatcacacatatataataaatctgATAAATCTTCTTACATGAAAAAATTTCGTCAATGATATCATAATCGATTGATGATTTATCATAATGATTGTTTAGTAACAAtaacatcataatcacaataaaAGAGTATAAGTTTAGTGACATAAGAGTGGTTGATTAAGTTAATGATAAAGTGTATATATAACACTTTAATCTTCTACGTTCTAGCCATATTTATGCCATATAAAAAGGTTAAgagatttaatgttttattttttaaaatttattaaaataacatcaatcaatcatcatatataagatattatttatactaAATACTACACCGTCTTcatattatgaaaaagaaagaatatgtAGCTTTTTTGTGGTGAAGGATATAACGTATACTAAATTATGCATGCTGAACGTTGAATACTGTTAATTCCTGATAGGGGATGATATTGACGGTGGTGGGCACCGCGTATTGAAGATAATGAAGGTTCAGAAAGTTTGGTTTTGGTTGATAAGAATGGGTcgttgaattaaaaataattatttgagatatctaaattttttatatttatttaatatatatttttttaaaaataatataaaaatttatacttataatcattatattcttataatttgtattaaataaatataaaaatgtattataataccgttatttttataaaattatagttttctatatcttcaaattaaacacaaaaccAATTCTTTATGTAAAATGATGGCGACATAGATACATATCAGTTTTTATTTCAGATATAACTTGTCGTGTAGCCATGGAAAAACAAACACTAAGGTAGACACatgaagtaaaataaatatagtataatgatattttgacaacactttttgactttttttttacaacgagACATGTGTCatttttattggtctatttgaatttatatttaaaaaatatttaaagcaaCCAATCACAAGCTGACACGTAtgcattgttaaaaaattgttaaaaaagtgttgttaaaagaaatttttctataaatataataccATCACAATCGGATTAATTTGGATTTAATTTGCTTTTACTGATATTGTTACtgtctttaataatatttgaattatgcAGCTGTAATCATTGGACTACGAGATGATGTCTTTGTAATAATTAAAGTCGTAGAAATAAACGATGACCACTGTTTCAGAAAATGAATGACATAGATTTTGATGGCTTCTttactaatattaaataaaattaataatttaagatataaaaaattgaaattatatgattttatcaaaacaaaaaataaagagttaaatatgtttttcgtctccCAACTATTGGCCATTTTTGTGTTTAATCTCTCTTTTAAACtatagtataatttagtcctttaactctAGAAAActatgattttagtcctttttaccaaatttttttaactttatttgctgtttcaagcacgttatattatagcatttggattgtttacaataaagtttaaaaaatttggtaa
This DNA window, taken from Vigna radiata var. radiata cultivar VC1973A chromosome 5, Vradiata_ver6, whole genome shotgun sequence, encodes the following:
- the LOC106762618 gene encoding probable beta-D-xylosidase 7 is translated as MGSSFTFAAIIFLTLQTAHSSNPPFACDWSNPASKSYPFCNPKLPIPQRTKDLLSRLTLQEKLSQLVNTAPSIPRLGIPAYQWWSEALHGVGNVGPGIHFNASISSATSFPQVILSAATFDSLLWYRIGRAIGIEARAIYNAAQAQGLTFWAPNINIFRDPRWGRGQETPGEDPLLTSRYAVSYVRGLQGDSFHGGKLRGHLQASACCKHFTAYDLDNWKGVDRFLFDARVSLQDLADTYQPPFQSCVQQGGASGIMCAYNRVNGVPSCADFNLLTKTVRKKWHFRGYITSDCGAVGIIHDQQGFAKSAEDAVADVLRAGMDVECGSYLTGHAESAVLQKKVSMSEIDRALHNLFSIRMRLGLFGGNPSSLPFGMIGPNHVCSKEHQYLALEAARNGIVLLKNSPTLLPLPKTSPSISLAVIGPNANASPLTLLGNYAGPPCKFVTILQGFQHYVKNAVYHPGCDGGPKCSSAKIEQAVEVAKKVDYVVLVMGLDQSEEREERDRIHLDLPGKQLELVNSVAEASKKPVILVLLCGGPVDISSAKYNHKIGGILWAGYPGELGGIALAQIIFGDHNPGGRLPVTWYPKDYIKVPMTDMRMRADPSTGYPGRTYRFYKGPKVYEFGYGLSYSKYSYEFVSVTHDKLHLNQSSTHFMVENSETVRYKLVSELGEQTCQSMSLSVTVRVQNHGSLVGKHPVLLFMRPKIQKSGNPVKQLVGFQSVMLDAGEMTHVGFVVSPCEHLSRANEAGAMIIEEGSQVLLVDDQEHPIDIIV